The window GGTGGTGGCATCATCGGCGGGGGCCCTGGTGGTGGGATCATCGGCGGCGGGAGCGGTGGTGGTGgaagtggcggcggcggcggtggcgggtatggaggaggaggcggcggcgggacgAGCGGGTGGTACGGCAAGTGCCCGACGGACGCGCTGAAGCTGCACGTGTGCGCCAATGTGCTGGATCTGATCAAGGCGAAGGTGGGCGTGCCTCCGTTGAACGACCGGTGCTGCCCGCTGCTCAACGGGCTCGTCGACCTGGACGCCGCCATCTGCCTCTGCACCGCCATCAAGGCCGACGTGCTAGGCATCCACATCAACCTCCCCATCCACCTCAGCCTCATCCTCAACTTCTGCGGCAAGGGCGTCCCAACCGGCTTCATGTGCCCTACCTAATCCCGGTGATACTATTGAGTTCGCGTATGATCTCCCACAAAGAGAAGGGGATGAGAGAGGTCACGtccacgcatgcatgcatgctctCAGCGAAGTGCATGCATGCGTTCAATAACCAAATTGTTGATTTGCTTTAGTTGTTTTATTATATTGTTTCGTAAACTTTTGAGTCGTAGCTTGTCATAGTGACCATTGCATTTTGCTTTGTGATGGAATGTGGCCGTTTGTTGTTGGTGTTGCTGTCGTTACATTATCTCTTCCTAATTTTTGAATTTGAAAGATGCATAGCATCTAATGAATTTGATTTAGTATTTCCAAGATACAACATAGTAACCTGTGATTGTTGGATCCGAGTCAAGGGAAATTTGACCAAACTGCAATATCTTTGTTCTTAGACCTTATATTTCTCTATGTTACGAATCTTAAATTGCAGTTCAATTAATACAGTGTCACATCGTTTTAATAGTTACAAGACATCACATGatacttacttatcatactgcaGTGGAAGAGGTCTTAGGCTAACTCGTTGTACCAATACAAACCGAGATTTCAAACCTAAAAAGTAGAATTTGACCACTCGGGCGGACGAAGCCTAGCTTAGAGCATCTTCAATAGATGGTCCAAATTTTGACGGTCCAAAACCGGAGATGTTAATTTTGGACCGCCAAAAAATGCGTTTGGAGCTCCGAAAAAAGGCCAactccaatagatggtccaaatTCATGATCCAAAAGAGCAACTCCAATAGATAGTCCAAATTCATGGTCCAAAACCGGCCAGCAGCCGCCCGGCTGCTGTTCAGCCGCTGTCCAGCCACTGTACAGCCGCACATATTTCAAAATAACATTAAAAAAATTCACGTCCACAATATCAAATTATTACATAGTTCTTCAGATCCAGAAAATGCAATGCAACACAAATACAACATAGTTTTGCACAATACAACATAGTTTCGAACAAACAAATAATGAATCTATGCGGATCTTTCGCCATGCCATTTCCAATGCTCTTCCATCAAATCTTTCTGGAGTTAGGTCATGCACATCGTTGTCTCTAATTTCGCTGTACACCTCCATGAAACGTCTGATGCGCTCCTCTTTGCGCATGGGTTAACACGAATGCCCATCAACTGATAGAAGTTGTAATCTAAAATTTTTCCACGCTCGTTCTCAATGATCATGTGATGCATGATCACGCAAGCGGTCATGATGTACCAAAGGATCTTTTGATCCCAAAATCTAGATGGTCCTCGCACAATAGCAAATTGGGATTGCAAAATCCCAAATGCCCTCTCAACATCTTTTCTAGCCGCCGCTTGTGCATTATGAAAGACAAGTTCTTTCTTACCTTCAGGTTTTGCAACCGGCTTGACGAATATACTCCACCTCGGGTAGATCCCATCTGCAAGATAGTACCCATAGTTGTAGGTGCGGCCATTTGCTTCGAAGGTCACCGGTGGTGCTTCTCCAtttgctaagttggcaaagagaGGTGACCGGTCGAGCACGCTGATGTCGTTGCAAGAACTGGGCATACCAAAATATGCATGCCAAATCCATGTTTCATAATCAGCAACTGCCTCAAGAATGATAGTGGCATCCTTCCCACGACCCTTGAATTGTCCATGCCATGTTTTTTGACAATTCTTTCATTTTCAATGCATGCAATCCACAGACCCGAGCATACCTGGAAACCCTTGAGCTTTGTTCATCTCCAAAAGCCTCTGAGTGTCCTGAGCATTGGGTGCTCCCAAATACTGTGGACCGAACACTTCTACCATAGTTATTGCAAATTGCTTGACATAGAAGATAGAAGTGCTCTCTGCCATCGCCAAGTTGTCATCAATGTAATCTGTCGGAACACCATATGCCATAATGCGCAAAGCGGCAGTGACCTTCTGCTCAATGCTATGTCCAAGCAACCCGGCACAGTTCCTTCTCTGCTCGAAGACTGGGTTATGCTGCTTCACTTCATTGCAAATGCGAAAGAACTAGTCTTTCGACATTCTGAAACGGCGTCGAAAGTAATTCTCCAGAAAACAGGTGATGATGCAAAGTAGTTGCGCACCAACTGTTTGTGCGCATCAATCCATTCTCTCCGAATGAACGCACGACCATAAACGGAACCACTGTGCTTTGGTTTCTTCCTCTTGTGCATGGCCACTAGCATAGCAATCTCCTCTTCTTCATGCAAATCAAATTCCTCGTCCGACGATGAATCATCCACGAAAGAGGAGTCAACCGAGCTCATCTACAATGCACACAACCACCGTCAAACATACTATCCCATCCCAAGTTAAATCATCAAGTTTTGTCATTTTTTTACCTTGGGGAATTCCGTCGAACACCTTGTGCGCGCGGTGGAAGAAGATGGCCGCCGGTTGGATTGGCTGCTACTGACGGCTACGGACGGCTGCGGTCGGCTCAGGACGGCGGCGGTGATAAGAAATGAGGTTGGAGGACGGCCAAGAGGAGCTCGGCGGGCGGCGAAGACTAGTTCGGCAGTCGGGCAGAGGGCTTGGTGCGGTGGTCGTGCGGCCGGCCTAACGGCCGTGGACAGGCTCACGGCTGACGGGAGGAGGTCGGCGGTAGGCTAAGACCCGGCGGAGGCCTACCGCGGCAGCCGGACCGCCGAAGGGGCCGAATCCCGCGCCGGCTGCCACCCGATTCGGCGGCGTCCGGGCGGCGGCAGGGAGGCGACGGGGGCGACGGcagcggagggcggcggcggggatgtGGGGTGGTGGCGGCGCCGACGGCGAGGTTTTGGGCGGTCGCGGCGGCGGATTCCGGCCGGCTGTTCTTCGGGCGGGCGGACGGGCGCGGGCGGGAAAGGAAATGAAGTGGCGGTTGGGCAttcgcgggcggcggctggttTTGGACCAGATGCACCTCGTGATGTATATTTGGACCGCGAggtgttgtattttacatcacgaGGAGGCCGCGGTCCCATTTTTTTGCATATGGACCGTCTGTTGCAGCAGCGTTTTTTGCCCCAAACGGTCTAAAAGTTAGGTATTTTTACACATGGACCATCTATTGAAGATGCTCTTAGATTGTAGGTTTCTTGTGGGAGAGGATTTGTGGTACGTAGGGACACGGCCCAACCCCTTTTTTTGGGTTTTTAATTTTTAATCTTTTATATCTTTTGAACTAGAAGTACAAATTAAGTTTGGTTGCATTTTCGTGTTTCTTGCGATGAGGGCTTTCAAATAAATTATATTTTAATTACATCTTGTTGTGTTTTTAAAACTTTGATAACTTTCAACTGATGAAACTTGATACATCGTAAGTTTTAAAAACTAAGATGTTAAACATGGTGTCCCATCGTGTGAAATCTAACAGCTTTGCGGATCGCGAGGCAATCCGGCACGTCTGGCAGGTGCGTGCCCCCACACCTGCGAATCCGGGTTCCTTGTTGTGGAACAAGCTCATCCGAGTTCGAGGCCTAAACTTGGCACGGGTGTTCGCATATTTCTTCAATTTATTCAAGGCTCTTTGGTTCTACTCTTTCAGTGATATGATGTGCATGTCTGAGTATGAAATGTATGGACGGCTTCATCGATCTCAAGATCTGCCAGTTAATTAAGGTCTCTCGGAGGTGCTTGAAAGGATAATGTGCGTACATATGTTTATAGAAATGagtgtgtgcgcgcgcgtgttGTGAGGGTCAGCGAATTGTGTTTCTttaaataagaaaaggaagaaaaaaacttGACCACTGGGAAGCGGGGAGCGAAGAGTGCAGACCTCATGCTTTATGGGCATAAAAACCGGTAACCTGCAAATTTCCTCCCACATCCGTTCGCTGATAAGGGGACCAGTCCGCGAACACGGATATGGAAGGTCGCCGTCCAATGCTACCCATATACATTTTAAACTCTTTTTTAACAAACCGGATGAAATTCAGGCAAACACGTCAGATTTCATACAAACAAGACGGATTTCATACAAACACGGCGGATTCACTTGATTTCAAACATTTAGAAAAAAAAGACCCGACCCTATACCTATCCTACACACCAGCGGCGCCCAACGTCCGAGCCCTTGTCGTCCTCCATCCGCCATCTTTCTTACCACTAGCGATAAGACCgatgaagtgaaggtgcggtctccggcgaggaagagtagaacacgggagacggaccagCCCACGTGGGACATAAGGCCATGTTGCCTCCCGTggcctactcatcctcggaggagtccgcGACCTGTCCGTCACCGGTGGACGTGAGATCCACGATGGAAATGGTGGCGCCGGCGTTGTCGTCGTCCCACCAGGCCGCCTGATAGTTCATCGGCGGCGCAGATGGCATTGTTCTCCTCCGCGGTCGCCTGCAGCTCGCCTTCGCGGAGGATACTTCCTAGCGAGCGGCGGCTTGAGCGCGGACGGCATCGTAGATGGCACGCTGCTCCGCAACGAAGTTGGGGTTCGCCGCCGCCATGGCCACCATGGCCTCCTCGCTCACGCGCTCGCCGTAGATCAGGCCCTCCGCCAGCCAGTGCTGCTCCAGGAGGAACAAGTTGTACCATTGTTCCTTCTGCGCATGCTGGAACGCCGACAAAGGTGTCGGCGCAAGCTGCACTTTCGCCATGGCGGTGTTGTAGTGCGCCTGCGCTTGCTCCATGGTGAAGCTGGTGTGCACAGGAGGCGCATGAGTCGGGGCGGTGTCATCGGAGCCCATCTCCATCATGTGGTCGTCCTCTTCTTCGAAGACCTCAGGCAAGCTGTCCGACAAGCCGACCTCGATCCTCCTGGCACGGCGGCTCTGCCAGGCGGCGTCAAGGACGTCCATATTTTTTAGCTTTTTGTCTCTTTTACCGCAGGAAGTTCTCCAAAAGTATGAAAGGCCGGAGGGCTTTGTACCAACCATTCTAGTGTGGTTGGATTCTGTTCAACAGCCCAAGGACTTTCCGCACATTTTTGGTTCTTTCCACTGCTTGAAGTGATTGCGACAACTCGTGCTTCATCTCAGTGGAAAGTCTCTCCCACAGAGCTTTACCGCCTGCAGTCATAGCGGATGTAGTACAAGGGTGGATGATGGGGAGCGGTTTGTGTTGTGGAGTGAAGTTAGCCGAGTGTGGTCGCCTTTAAATAGCGGATTCCGGTGAGGCCAGGCATCCCGGTGCATCAATGAGCGGCGccggagtgggtttctcggccAGCGAGTCTGCTTAATGGCAGCATACGGACAGACGGGGCATTGAACGGGTGGTAGATATCCGTCTCATCCCGTCCAGTCACGCATCTCCGGCATTGAACAGGCGCGGACACCGGAGACGCGTCGCGGGAGGCGCCCTCGGCCGGCGCGTCGCTTCAATGGCAgaggcagtgagaggtcgcgtccatCATGAGCCGTTTTCAATGTGCAGCGGTACGCTCTACAGCGGCATATATGTGGGTAGCTGGCACCGGATGGGAACGTGCGAGCGAGAGGGAGGAGGGGGTTTAGGTAggccagggcagtcagaagcGTCCGAAAAGCTCCCTTGTTTGTCTCTGGTTTGCGGGAGAAAATGTGTATGGACTGCCCGGCGGACCAATACAGACTCATGTTGGCTGGGTTCCGCGGCCCGAACGGACGCGGGTGGTTTGAAGGGAAGATGCCCTGACCACTTGGTCCTCTGTAGTCATGATGAGTACGGTACCACCAAAGCCGACACAGTAACAATGTTGGAGTAGTTTATATTGAAGATCGAGTGCAAGTTGATTCTTACTAGAAAAATGTACCCTAGCACGGAATCAAGAACACAAACTGATCAGAGAAATTATCATGTCCGCGTCCAGCAAATCCTCTTCCCAGCACGTGAACCGTCTCAGACATTCTTGTTGTGCTGAATGCAACTTGCTGGTCACGAGCTCAGTTTTATGCAACGCACTCCTAGCTATCCGTGTTGTAATCCCAGGGGCACTCTCGGCATTTCGCGCCCGTGGCACCCGTTATAAGCATGTACACTAGGTCTAGTAGCGGGCTGGCCCATTGTCTGTTCTGTTCACCTTTTTTGTCTGCGTTTTCACTTGGGTTTTTCTAcgctttattttttgttttctgcttccttttcttttatttaatgcatgatttttttcaaattgatgatttataaaattgatgaacttttttaaaaatttgatgaacttttcttTAAAATCAATGAAAATTTTCCAAATTCGATGGACTtaaaatttgatgattttttttccaaatcattgacatttttcaaattcttgCACTTTTATGAAGTTTGTGCACTCTTCTCcaaaatccatgaacttttttattttttcgtgacttattttgatttttttaaagtTGATGATCAAATGCGATCGGTCAAAGTGTGATCGAGCGAtgggggggtggggggtggggggggtGGTCAAGTGATCGAGCGCTCGCCTTCTACATGGGGGGCATGTGACCGTTGGTTCCTCCAAGTGGCGCTTAAGGCGCCACATAGGAGCTCCCGGCATTCTCCTCAAAAGCCACGTCCAACCTGCCTCAGGATGGGAATGGGCCGGGCTGCTCCGGCCTAGACCTAGACTCTGTTAGCCCATCTGTTCTGTTCAGTGAGATGGAGCCGACCCAATGGTCCAATATCGAGTGGCCTCATGTTTTATTGGTATATGATCCGACCCATCTTAATACTAGATTGCATAAGAGCAAGGGGCATTTACACAACAACATTATTCAACTAGCATCTTTTAGTTGTAGGGAATTTTAGTAAGTTATGGTATTTAGAATTTATTTTTTCAAAGAAAAAAAGGAACAAAGGGAGCTACATTTCTATATCTACCATGAATCGTTTGCATCATATGGTAGCGTATTTGTAACTCTGAAACAAAAGtggtcttgggtcaatagttagAAAATTTCAAATAAGCACTAAGGGTAACAACCTTGCAAAGGCATGTGCATTATAACGATAGACTGCAACCTCGAGAAACTAGATTTCGATCGACCTGCTTGTCCTAATGGGTCAATGGTGTCCGATTTCCCTTGCCCAATTTTTTTTATCTAGCTAAGCCAAAAGGTCCATCGACCCAATGAGTAACTTTGATCTATTTCCATCATGACATGTTCCTGTCACTCCTTCGCTCTTCATATAAGAAACAGTAAAATTGATATAGCTAGGAGCTCTCAAGTGATCCAATACTCTGAACCGTCTGATCTTCTTGTTGAATGTTCCAGATCACTCGGCATCCCGGTGCATGCGCTAGGCCTATTTCTCCGTGCTAGATTACTCGATGTGGCCGACCAAACGACGACTCTGTGGTCGCTACTCTGAAGGCCAACCTGGAAACTCCGTTGTTAATCAGACCGAGATAATGTGAACCTCGCGTCCTAGACATTTTTTGCGGGCGCTCTATTCTGATAGAATCATGCTTTACCCTCGAATTTCCGCCGCCTTAGTCAGTCTTGCCTGAGACCTCGATCATCGTATACTGAAGCGAAGGCGAGTCGGCTACGCAATAGGGAGAACATGGAGGGGCGGTGTGGTGTGCTGCCTCCCCCAACCTTAAGTCACTTTCGATAGTAGGGACATGGGCTTTGCCTAATCTTTTTCCTTGGATACCTAGGACACAACCGCCTCCGGCCCATCCTCTGTGTTGTTGCAACTCGCAACCAACCCTTCTCTTAATGATTCTCAAAATTTCCAAACCTATGACAACATGTTATGAATAGGAGCTACGGGATTATgtgtctgataacccacaagtatagaggattgatacgtctccaacgtatctataatttatgaagtattcatgctgttattttatcattcttgaatgttttacaatcattttagggagtacctagaactcatctagatgagatataatttggtctcattcactttgaaaacaagaacatatacaacccacgtcagcacacacgcatcttatagcatcacatccaatggctataaaaggtgaatgagaccaaattatatctcatctagatgagttctagcaaaactgatcattttatagcaactttatatcattttttgggactaacctattgacgcagtgcctagtgccagttgttgttttttgcttgtcttttacatcgcaggaaatcaatatcaaacggagtccaaacaccgcgaaaatTGTTGAAGAtcttttatggaccagaacacccaagatgggccagagcagcacctgggggtgccccgaggggggcacaacccaccagggcccgCCTAGGGGctcaggcgcgcccaggtgggttgtgcccacctcggtggcctcccgcaccccctctttatcctataaattcacaaatattccgaaaaccctcggggttaacctagactctgtagccactgaaaaccaatctagacccgttccggcaccctgcgaCCATCACGATGAGgaggagtagttcacccttggggctgagggtttgtaccagtagctatgtgtttaatctctctctctcatgatctatatcatgggcttttttaacatagatggatcatatgatgtttctcccctctatactcatgttgtgatgaattgaatctttaccctttgaacttttgtcttgtcggattgaatattcagatatgagaacacatgatgtatgttatggcactcaacctgcggattcctgaggtgacattgaggtaatctatgcataggggttgatgcacattttttattatcttttcttcgatagaaactttggggtctctctCTAGTTCTTTGTGTAGATTGACTATTATGAtcatgaagttgtttgatgcatatcatagaattaactcacggatactcgtggtgacattggagtatctaggtgacattagagttagttgatgtgtgtcatatggtgttattttagtacgaactcatgattagatcgatcaaaaagaatagcttgtgttattttagtgcgaactctaggatagattgatcggaaagaatagctttgaggtggtttcgtaccctacaaacaatttttatcttttgttctccgccaataggaactcgggagtgattctttattgcactttgagggataatcatatgatccaactatgttagcattgttgagagattgcactagtgaaaatacggaccctaggcctcattttcaagcattgcaataccgttttgtgcccgtttactgtttgctaccttgctgtttttatttattcagattataaaaatatattctaccgtcaatattacacttttaccaccatctcttcgccgaactagtgcacctatataatttgccattgtactgggtgtgttggggacacaagagatttcttgtatttggttgcagggtcatttgagagagaccatcttcatcctacacctctcacggattgataaatcttaggtcatccacttgagggaaaattgccactgtcctacaaaactctgcgcttggaggcccaacacgtgtctacaagaataaagttgcatagtggacatcaagctcttttctggcgccgttgacggggaggtgagtgcatgaaggtatatgtttagatcttgcaattgaatcttttagttttttgttttatcactagtttggttcacaaaagaaaactacaaaaaaaggaattgaggttgcatcatattattgatcatctttataatatctttcttgaaaatgatggatcggaaaattatgctcaattgttagaagaagaagtcaataaaatgtttggcacaaaatatttgaatgatgagcatggttGCAATATTGCTAGTattaattctttgaatatccatgatgatagtgatatgcaaagccatatgcatggggatgctatgtttgatgaagatgatatttttagtccccatgttttgataagaaaatttattatgatgatagcatgcctcctatttatgatgattacattgataaaagtgggtttggaagagtgtcaactctaggtagtagtgatcccactattttggagggtgttaaatcttattacaatattgatgaaagtggatttggagaggtcatgactttatttagtgatacatccactattttgaaagaggtttcaattgattatgacaatgaagttgctatatatgatgattattatgatgagatgtatgccataaagagtgataaatcttctttgcttgtgcatcatgaaaagagtgctgtatgtgatggttatattgctgaatccattcatgatgtttctgaaaattattatgaggaaggaacttatgctcttacatatctcaataatatcaattttcttctctatgtgttgattgttttgaagttgcacttgttttgccttcctatgctagttgattcttgctcccataagttgtttgctcacaaaatccctatgcataggaagtgggttagacctaaatgtgctaatcatatgcttcatgatactctctttatgtttcaattcttatcttttatgcgagcatcattgaaatcatcatgcctagcttaaaaggcattaaagaaaagcgcttgttgggagacaacccaacacttttacctactgtttttgtgtgttcacatgattaggctactgtagtaatcatgttttattgcttttgtttcaataaagtgccaagtaaagcctttgggatcatgttgggtgatagttgatttgaccctactgaaaaacagaaacttttgcgctcatgaaaATAAGTCTCGTT is drawn from Aegilops tauschii subsp. strangulata cultivar AL8/78 chromosome 1, Aet v6.0, whole genome shotgun sequence and contains these coding sequences:
- the LOC109759539 gene encoding uncharacterized protein, with product MASKVSASCGLFLALNLLLFAVTSACPSCGDTGNNGGHGSSGGGRGGGGGSGSGGGGHGGGGGGGRGGGGGGYGGGSGGGGGSSGGGIIGGGPGGGIIGGGPGGGIIGGGSGGGGSGGGGGGGYGGGGGGGTSGWYGKCPTDALKLHVCANVLDLIKAKVGVPPLNDRCCPLLNGLVDLDAAICLCTAIKADVLGIHINLPIHLSLILNFCGKGVPTGFMCPT
- the LOC123496845 gene encoding uncharacterized protein, giving the protein MAYGVPTDYIDDNLAMAESTSIFYVKQFAITMVEVFGPQYLGAPNAQDTQRLLEMNKAQGFPGMLGSCNDISVLDRSPLFANLANGEAPPVTFEANGRTYNYGYYLADGIYPRWSIFVKPVAKPEEERIRRFMEVYSEIRDNDVHDLTPERFDGRALEMAWRKIRIDSLFWLDSG